AGTGAGAAGCCATACAAAGCTTCAAATGGACTACACTGTAGACTGGTATGAAAATTGGTGTTGTACCACCATTCTGCAAAATACAATCAATTCTTCCAATGAGTAGGTCGATGGCTAGTCATGCACCTTAAGTAGTTCTCGATGCATCTATTCGCACTTTCAGTTTGAGGGTGGTAAGCCGAGTTGTACAGTAGTTGAGTTCCCTTCAGTTTGAATAAGGCTTGCCAAAAGTTGCTGAGAAAAATCACGTCTCTATCAGAGACTATGGACTCAAGAGTACCATGTAAAGTGTGGACTCTCTTCCAAAACTTATTGGCTACATCAACAGCAGTAAAGGGGTGTGCTAAGGCCATAAAGTGAGCAGATTTAGTCATTCGGTCCACCACAACAAAAATGGCATCCTTACGTTTAGATTTAGGTAATCCTTCAATGAAATCCATAGAGATGTGTCTCCAAGCTTGATCAGGCATGGGGAATGGTTGCAGCAGTCCCTGATATGGCACGTTTttatctttattcttctaacAAGTATCACACTCAGCTACATATTGGATGACCATTTGTTTTATAAGAGGCCAGTAGAACAATTGAGCCAGCCTCTTATAAGTTCTTAGTTGTCCTGAATGCCCTTCTATTGAAGAATCATGTAAGATTGTAATAAGTTGTTAGCTGAGGGTACTCGTGGTCCCAATGTAAATTTTGCCCTTTTTCCTTAGAAATCCAGAAGTATACTATCTTTATAAATTAACTGCAAACTGAGTAATCAACTCATTAGCTAGTGCATATTTTTCATAGCTTGCACTAATTTCTTGCACCCAAACTGGCACATTCATGTTGATGGCAAGACGTGTTGCTTGATGATGAGCTTCAGTAGGCAATGATTCAAACTGTCTTGAGAGTGCATCAGCTACTCTATTCTCAACCCTTTTTTTGTATTGGACTTCATAGTTTATGCCTAGGAGCTTAGTCAACCCTTTTTTGTTGCATAGCTGAGTTAACCTTCTGTTTAGCAAGTACTTCAGGCTATGGTGATCAGTTCTCACCACAAAGTGCCTATACTGAAAGTAGTGCCTCCATTTATCTATGGCATTGAATATAGCAATGTACTCATTCTCATAAATGGACTTGTCCATGTGCCTTAGAGCTAGTACCTTGCTAAAATAAGCTAACGGTCTCCCATTTTGCATCAGTACTGCCCCAATGCCTGAATGACATCCATCTGTCTCAACCACAAAAAGGTTGAGTGTAGTCAGGTAGAGTTAACATTGAGGTAGTGGGCATGGCTCTTTTAAGAGCTGCAAAAGCTTGATCAGCTTCTTCACTCCATCTGAAACCTTTCTTCTTCAAGAGATCCATCAAAGGTCTGCAAATGGCACCATGATTGGCCATATACTTCCTGTAATAGCATTCAGCCTAAAAACCCTCAAAGTACCTTGATTGAGGTAGGATTAGGCAAATTCACCATGGCCTGCACCTTGCTACGATCAATAGTCACACCATGAGCATTAATGACATGTCCCAGGTATTCAACTTGAGGTTGCCCAAATGAACACTTAGACCTTTTTGCATAAAGAGTATTCTTCTTCAATGTCTCAAATATAATAGCTAGATGGTCTATATGATCCGCTAAAGACTGACTATAAACCAAGATATCATCGAAGAAAACTAACACAAACTTTATTAGAAAAGGTAGGAAGACCTGATTCATCAATGCCTGGAATGTAGCATGGGCATTTGTAATCCCAAATGGCATTACTCTAAATTCATAATGCCCCAAGTGAGTTCTGCATGCAGTTTTGTACACATTTTCTGCCTACATTCTGATTTGATGGTACCCTGCTCTGAGATCCGCCTTGAAAAAGATTATTGAACCATGCAACTCATCTGAAAGATCATCCACAATGGGTATTGGGTACTTGTCTTTGATAGTAATGTCATTTAACCTACTGTAATCTACACAAAACCTCCATGCCCCATCTTTTTCTTTACCAATAAAGCTGGAGAAGAAAAAGGAGATTGGCTTGGCCGAATGGTTCCACTTGGCAGCATTTCTGCTACATGTTTCTCTAGTTCTTTCTTTTGATAGTAATTATACCTGTATGGCCTCAGGCTCACTCGTGTAGCACCAGGTTTTAATAGAATCTAGTGATCTAAGGATCTGACAGGAGGCAATGCCTTTGGTTCTGCAAAATCTTCCTTGTACTTGTCAAGTACCTCCTGTATTGGATCAGCCATGTCTTCTAGTTCTGGCAATTGGTTCACACTTACCATGAACAAATGAGCCATTAGTGTCTGCCCTTTCCTCAGCAGTATCCCCATAGAACTCCCACTAATCAAGCTCAAACTACCTGCTTCAGGTATGGCATGTAGTACAGTCTTGTTTCCCTTTCTCCCAATTGTAACACATTTCTTTTCATGATCGAATTTGGTGGGATTATATGTTTTCATCCAATCATTCCCTAACACTATATCACACCCACCCTTGGATAATTCTCAAATCTTCTTAGAACTATTTACCTTGCATCTTCCGGCTAAATCCTACACAGCTAGCATTGCATATGATATAATTTTCATCAGCAACAGTCACTCTCATTGGTGGACTGTAAATGGGTACATGTCAAGTGTCCTTCACTGCTTGCTCATCAATAAAACTATGAGTGCTTCCAGAGTCAACTAACACTGTTAGGCTCCTGTTTTTGCTAATGCCCCTGACCAAGATCGAGTTCACTCCTGAATTATTTCCTGCCAAAGCACTAAGACAAATGGCTTCCAGCACTTCTTGCTGAACCTCTCCTTCAATTATGATTTCAGTTAAATTAGGATCCCCTGTTTGAGTCTAAGGTTGATTTACTATAGCCTTAGGACTATTTTCATTCTCCCCAAACAAATAGTTTAGTTGCTTGTTTATGCACTGATGCCCAAGTACATGCTTTTCTCCACATTTGAAGCATAGA
The sequence above is drawn from the Nicotiana tabacum cultivar K326 chromosome 13, ASM71507v2, whole genome shotgun sequence genome and encodes:
- the LOC142167963 gene encoding putative mitochondrial protein AtMg00860, encoding MPFGITNAHATFQALMNQVFLPFLIKFVLVFFDDILVYSQSLADHIDHLAIIFETLKKNTLYAKRSKCSFGQPQVEYLGHVINAHGVTIDRSKVQAMVNLPNPTSIKKKGFRWSEEADQAFAALKRAMPTTSMLTLPDYTQPFCG